In Phormidium ambiguum IAM M-71, a genomic segment contains:
- the clpB gene encoding ATP-dependent chaperone ClpB, whose protein sequence is MQPNNPNQFTEKAWEALARTPDIVKTTQQQYIESEHLMKSLLEQEGLVSSILNKAGINVQRVRDYTDDFIRRQPKVSGGSSVYWSRSVDTLLDRADNYRKEFQDEFISIEHLFLGFAQDDRFGKALFQEFKLDEAKLKNTIAQVRGSQKVTDQNPEGKYQSLEKYGRDLTDLAKIGKLDPVIGRDDEIRRTIQILSRRTKNNPVLIGEPGVGKTAIVEGLAQRIVSGDVPQSLKDRKLIALDMGALIAGAKYRGEFEERLKAVLKEVTDSEGNIILFIDEIHTVVGAGATQGAMDAGNLLKPMLARGELRCIGATTLDEYRKYIEKDAALERRFQQVYVDQPTVEDTVSILRGLKERYEVHHGVKISDSALVAAATLSTRYISDRFLPDKAIDLVDEAAARLKMEITSKPEELDEVDRKILQLEMERLSLQKESNAASRERLERLEKELADLKEEQSTLNAQWQSEKDVIVEIQGIKEAIDKVNLEVQQAERNYDLNRAAELKYGKLIELQHKLEAAETRLSQTQKSGKSLLREEVTEADIAEIISKWTGIPISKLVESEMEKLLHLEDELHKRVVGQHEAVTAVADAILRSRAGLADPNRPTASFIFLGPTGVGKTELAKALAAYLFDTEEALVRIDMSEYMEKHAVSRLIGAPPGYVGYDEGGQLTEAIRRRPYAVILFDEIEKAHPDVFNVMLQILDDGRVTDAQGHTVDFKNTVIIMTSNIGSQYILDVAGDDSRYDEMRARVLEAMRNNFRPEFLNRIDELIIFHGLNKQELRQIVQLQVLRLGRRLSDRKMSLKLSDSALDFLADVGYDPVYGARPLKRAIQRELETQIAKAILRGEFTDGDTIFVDVENERLAFKRLPQELLTVKSS, encoded by the coding sequence AACAACTCAGCAGCAATATATTGAAAGCGAACATTTGATGAAATCGCTGCTGGAACAGGAAGGTTTAGTTTCCAGTATTTTGAATAAAGCTGGGATCAACGTCCAGCGAGTGAGAGATTACACTGATGATTTTATCCGCCGTCAACCGAAGGTTTCTGGTGGAAGTTCGGTTTATTGGAGTCGCAGTGTTGATACTTTGTTAGATAGAGCAGATAATTATCGGAAAGAATTTCAAGATGAATTTATTTCGATCGAACATTTGTTCTTAGGTTTTGCACAGGACGATCGTTTTGGCAAAGCATTATTTCAAGAATTTAAACTAGATGAAGCTAAACTGAAAAATACGATCGCACAAGTCCGAGGTAGTCAAAAAGTGACCGATCAAAATCCAGAAGGAAAATATCAATCATTAGAAAAATACGGTCGTGACCTCACAGACCTAGCAAAAATTGGTAAACTAGACCCAGTAATTGGGCGCGATGATGAAATTCGTCGCACAATTCAAATCCTTTCCCGTCGGACTAAAAATAACCCCGTTTTAATAGGTGAACCTGGGGTAGGAAAAACCGCAATTGTGGAAGGTTTAGCTCAAAGAATTGTCAGTGGAGATGTTCCCCAATCTTTGAAAGATCGGAAATTAATTGCACTAGATATGGGAGCATTAATTGCTGGTGCTAAATATCGGGGAGAATTTGAAGAACGTCTCAAAGCAGTATTAAAAGAAGTTACCGATTCTGAAGGTAATATTATTCTGTTTATTGACGAAATTCACACCGTTGTTGGTGCTGGTGCGACTCAAGGCGCGATGGATGCAGGTAACTTGCTAAAACCAATGTTAGCAAGAGGTGAGTTGCGTTGTATCGGTGCAACAACTTTGGATGAATATCGCAAATATATCGAAAAAGATGCAGCGTTAGAAAGACGTTTCCAACAAGTTTATGTCGATCAACCAACTGTTGAAGATACTGTTTCTATTCTGCGAGGTTTGAAGGAACGTTACGAAGTTCATCACGGGGTTAAGATTTCTGATAGTGCTTTAGTAGCTGCGGCGACGCTTTCTACTCGCTATATTAGCGATCGCTTTTTACCCGATAAGGCGATCGACTTAGTAGATGAAGCTGCTGCAAGGTTGAAGATGGAAATTACATCTAAACCGGAAGAACTCGATGAAGTCGATCGCAAAATCTTACAACTAGAAATGGAAAGATTGTCATTGCAAAAAGAAAGCAATGCAGCTTCTAGAGAAAGGTTGGAAAGATTAGAAAAAGAACTTGCCGATCTCAAAGAAGAACAAAGCACATTAAATGCTCAATGGCAATCTGAGAAAGATGTTATTGTTGAGATTCAGGGGATTAAGGAAGCGATCGATAAAGTTAACCTAGAAGTTCAACAAGCAGAACGGAATTACGATTTAAACCGCGCCGCTGAATTGAAATACGGAAAACTAATCGAACTGCAACACAAATTAGAAGCAGCAGAAACCAGACTTTCCCAAACTCAAAAGAGTGGTAAATCACTCTTGCGAGAAGAAGTAACCGAAGCAGACATTGCCGAAATTATTTCTAAATGGACAGGAATTCCGATCAGTAAACTAGTGGAATCTGAAATGGAAAAACTGCTGCATTTGGAAGATGAATTGCACAAACGAGTAGTCGGACAACATGAAGCAGTAACAGCTGTTGCTGATGCAATTCTCCGTTCTCGCGCAGGTTTAGCCGATCCAAATCGTCCTACTGCAAGCTTTATTTTCCTCGGTCCCACTGGCGTTGGTAAAACCGAATTAGCGAAAGCTTTAGCAGCATATTTATTCGATACCGAAGAAGCTTTGGTGCGAATTGATATGTCTGAATACATGGAGAAACACGCCGTTTCGCGGTTAATTGGTGCGCCTCCAGGGTATGTTGGATATGACGAAGGCGGACAGTTAACAGAAGCAATTCGTCGTCGTCCTTATGCAGTAATCTTGTTTGATGAAATTGAAAAAGCTCATCCAGATGTTTTCAATGTCATGTTGCAAATTTTGGATGATGGACGAGTTACTGATGCTCAAGGTCATACAGTAGACTTCAAGAATACTGTAATTATCATGACAAGTAATATCGGTTCGCAATACATTTTAGATGTTGCTGGCGATGATTCCCGTTATGATGAAATGCGGGCAAGAGTCTTGGAAGCAATGCGAAATAATTTCCGTCCAGAATTCCTTAACCGCATTGATGAACTGATCATCTTTCACGGTTTGAATAAACAAGAATTGCGGCAAATTGTCCAATTGCAAGTGTTAAGGTTGGGAAGAAGATTGAGCGATCGTAAAATGTCTCTCAAACTCTCCGATTCTGCATTAGACTTCTTAGCGGATGTAGGATACGATCCTGTTTATGGCGCACGTCCATTAAAGAGAGCAATTCAAAGAGAGTTAGAAACTCAAATTGCCAAAGCAATTTTGCGCGGTGAATTTACTGATGGCGATACCATCTTTGTAGATGTGGAAAATGAACGTTTGGCGTTTAAGCGTTTACCGCAAGAATTGTTGACAGTTAAATCGAGTTAA